The window TCGCGCGCGCCATCGCGCGCTACGGCGAGCGCTTTCTTCGCCGCGTGTTCACGGAGGCGGAGATCCGCTACTGCGAGTCGAAGAAGAACAAGGCCGAGCGCTACGCCGCCCGCTTTGCGGCGAAAGAGGCGGCGCTGAAGGCCATCGGGACGGGCTGGCG of the Terriglobales bacterium genome contains:
- the acpS gene encoding holo-ACP synthase translates to MIVGTGIDITEVDRVARAIARYGERFLRRVFTEAEIRYCESKKNKAERYAARFAAKEAALKAIGTGWR